A region of Ferruginibacter albus DNA encodes the following proteins:
- a CDS encoding glycoside hydrolase family 71/99-like protein translates to MRILNVKRFLAVTAASFLSLTAICQVGIGTDSVNKSAILQLESTNKAFLPPRMNTMQRNQIANPAAGMLVYNTDSTCVEMYRGVAGWVNLCSFAAKNSINSPLYSGSVVVYNPVAVAKTSPKKVFAHMMPWFETPATNSGAWGSHWTMGTQNPNTTTNGYQQIASFYYPLTGPYASSDTAIIDYQLLLMKLSGIDGVLIDWYGSSNKNDYPSLERNTSAIVSRTARAGLNFALVYEDATLSNFTDKVAQAKLDMTYAQTNYFSKSNYEKISGAPLLLTFGPQSLTGSSNWTSAFSVLTTQPFFLSYMFNTGAGTAANGQFAWVEQSGTTRLNQFYSSGAAFKMSDAYPGFNSFYSNGNSQFNGGPQWTISANGIATFQSVLSLALQQDNQYIQLTTWNDYGEGTMMEPTDSTTGFMNSQSGLAHPQTAIPGFGYANLINLQNYLGVSSLSQPDLEAVLKLYKLRKTYASDAGKLNQLTQVYYYIVSLQMDKAKALLAQL, encoded by the coding sequence ATGCGTATTTTGAACGTAAAACGATTTTTGGCTGTTACGGCTGCCTCTTTTCTTTCTTTAACTGCTATCTGCCAGGTTGGTATTGGCACAGATAGTGTGAATAAGTCTGCCATTCTTCAATTGGAATCTACCAATAAGGCCTTTCTTCCTCCAAGAATGAATACCATGCAACGCAATCAAATTGCTAATCCTGCTGCGGGCATGTTGGTGTACAATACTGATTCAACCTGTGTTGAAATGTATCGTGGCGTAGCCGGTTGGGTGAACTTATGTTCGTTTGCGGCAAAGAATAGTATCAATAGTCCTTTATATTCCGGAAGTGTTGTGGTGTATAACCCGGTAGCTGTTGCTAAAACTTCTCCTAAGAAGGTATTTGCACATATGATGCCCTGGTTTGAAACACCTGCTACCAATAGCGGTGCCTGGGGATCGCATTGGACGATGGGGACGCAAAATCCTAATACCACCACTAACGGGTATCAACAAATAGCCAGCTTCTATTACCCGCTTACAGGACCTTATGCTTCCAGCGATACAGCCATTATAGATTACCAGCTTTTATTAATGAAATTAAGCGGTATTGACGGCGTGTTGATCGACTGGTATGGTTCCAGTAATAAGAATGATTACCCTTCTCTTGAAAGAAATACAAGTGCTATTGTTTCAAGAACAGCAAGAGCAGGATTGAATTTTGCATTGGTATATGAAGACGCAACACTTTCAAATTTTACCGATAAAGTAGCGCAGGCGAAGCTTGACATGACCTATGCGCAAACCAATTATTTTTCTAAATCAAATTACGAGAAAATAAGCGGAGCTCCTTTGTTGCTTACGTTCGGACCTCAGTCACTTACAGGAAGCAGCAACTGGACATCAGCTTTCTCTGTGCTTACCACGCAGCCTTTCTTCCTTAGCTATATGTTCAATACCGGCGCAGGTACTGCTGCTAACGGGCAGTTTGCCTGGGTGGAGCAAAGTGGTACTACTCGGTTAAACCAGTTTTACAGTTCGGGGGCTGCTTTTAAAATGAGCGATGCATATCCCGGGTTCAACAGTTTTTATTCAAACGGAAATTCTCAATTCAATGGTGGTCCACAATGGACGATCAGCGCTAATGGAATTGCTACGTTCCAATCAGTACTTAGCCTTGCTTTGCAGCAAGACAACCAATATATACAATTGACTACCTGGAACGATTATGGAGAAGGAACGATGATGGAACCTACGGATTCTACCACGGGTTTCATGAATTCTCAATCGGGCTTGGCACATCCGCAAACAGCTATACCGGGTTTTGGTTATGCTAATTTGATAAACCTGCAAAACTATTTAGGCGTATCCTCTTTATCGCAACCTGACCTGGAAGCGGTGCTTAAATTGTATAAGCTTCGTAAAACCTATGCAAGTGATGCCGGCAAACTAAATCAACTGACACAGGTTTATTATTACATAGTGTCATTACAGATGGATAAGGCGAAAGCGTTGTTGGCGCAATTGTAA
- the bioA gene encoding adenosylmethionine--8-amino-7-oxononanoate transaminase, translated as MASINSGDHIWHPFTQMKTAAAPIHITKAKGCILYDANGNEYIDAVSSWWVNIHGHSNEIIANAIAEQAKLLEHVIFAGFTHSPAIKLSEQLIGILPNYFSKIFFSDDGSTSVEVAIKMALQYWHNQGHQHKTKIIAFENAYHGDTFGAMSAGDKSTFNAAFEKLLFEVAHIPTPNANNIHLLKKQIDELAKEDTVAAFIFEPLVQGSGGMLMHEAKYLDELITYCHQKNIICIADEVMTGFGRTGKNFAIEYLTNQPDIICLSKGITGGFLPLGVTVASQKIFDAFYADEKEKTFYHGHSYTANPLACAAANASLELLLNNKCQQQIKFIEEKHKAFANSIRTNEAVKDVRQQGTIIAIEFKTKEDTSYFSSVRNKLYQFYLSKGVLLRPLGNIVYILPPYCITEEELNKVYDAIIQSTELVKSEL; from the coding sequence ATGGCATCAATAAACTCCGGCGATCATATATGGCATCCTTTCACACAAATGAAAACTGCCGCTGCTCCCATTCATATTACGAAAGCAAAGGGATGTATTTTATACGATGCTAATGGCAATGAATATATTGATGCTGTTTCATCCTGGTGGGTAAACATTCACGGGCATTCCAATGAAATCATTGCCAATGCAATTGCTGAACAGGCAAAGCTATTGGAACATGTGATCTTTGCAGGCTTTACACATTCTCCTGCCATCAAATTATCAGAGCAATTGATCGGCATCCTGCCCAACTATTTTTCCAAAATATTTTTTTCTGATGATGGCTCTACCTCAGTGGAAGTAGCCATTAAAATGGCTTTACAATATTGGCACAATCAAGGACATCAACATAAAACAAAGATCATCGCATTTGAAAATGCTTATCATGGCGATACTTTTGGCGCTATGAGCGCAGGTGATAAAAGCACGTTCAACGCGGCTTTTGAAAAATTATTATTTGAAGTAGCACACATTCCTACACCGAATGCAAACAACATTCATCTTTTAAAAAAGCAAATAGATGAATTGGCAAAAGAAGATACTGTTGCCGCTTTTATATTTGAACCTTTGGTGCAAGGTTCGGGTGGCATGCTAATGCATGAAGCAAAATACCTGGATGAACTAATTACTTATTGCCATCAAAAAAATATTATCTGTATTGCTGATGAAGTGATGACAGGCTTTGGCAGAACAGGAAAAAACTTTGCTATTGAATACCTAACCAATCAGCCTGACATCATTTGCTTATCAAAAGGAATTACCGGTGGTTTTTTGCCGTTAGGCGTTACTGTTGCATCACAAAAAATATTTGATGCATTTTATGCAGATGAAAAAGAAAAAACGTTTTATCACGGGCATTCCTATACTGCCAACCCTTTAGCATGTGCGGCCGCCAATGCAAGCCTTGAATTATTATTGAATAACAAATGTCAGCAACAAATAAAATTCATCGAAGAAAAACATAAAGCATTTGCTAACAGTATTAGAACAAACGAAGCTGTTAAAGATGTTCGCCAACAGGGCACTATCATCGCCATAGAATTTAAAACCAAAGAAGACACTTCTTATTTCAGTTCAGTACGAAATAAATTATATCAATTTTATTTAAGCAAAGGAGTCTTATTGCGACCACTAGGCAATATTGTTTACATCCTCCCCCCCTATTGCATTACAGAAGAAGAACTGAATAAAGTTTACGATGCGATCATACAATCGACAGAACTGGTAAAAAGCGAACTTTAA
- the bioD gene encoding dethiobiotin synthase, which yields MSFLITGIHTGIGKTLCSAIICQAKGFDYWKPVQAGSLEDSDTNFIQKYVTNPAVKIHPEAYRLKMATSPHFAAANENIEIEKDNITLPETDNNIIVETAGGLMTPFARNFFNIDLAAHLNLPVILVSNNYLGSINHTLLSAEALQKRNIPVKGIVFSGEKVEATRSYILEHTQLPHLFTIPFLQEMTKENIAKVAAVINTNF from the coding sequence ATGAGTTTTCTTATTACAGGAATACATACAGGTATTGGCAAAACATTATGTTCAGCAATTATTTGCCAGGCAAAAGGATTCGACTACTGGAAACCTGTACAGGCAGGCAGTTTGGAAGATTCGGATACTAATTTTATTCAAAAATATGTAACCAATCCGGCGGTAAAAATTCACCCCGAAGCGTATCGTTTAAAGATGGCAACATCCCCGCATTTTGCTGCAGCCAACGAAAATATTGAAATAGAAAAAGACAATATTACGTTACCGGAAACAGACAATAACATCATTGTTGAAACCGCCGGCGGTTTAATGACGCCGTTTGCAAGGAATTTCTTCAACATTGACCTGGCAGCTCATTTGAACTTACCTGTAATATTGGTATCCAACAATTATCTTGGCAGCATCAATCATACTTTATTAAGTGCGGAGGCTTTGCAAAAAAGAAATATACCTGTCAAGGGAATTGTTTTCAGCGGCGAAAAAGTTGAAGCTACCCGTTCGTATATTCTCGAGCATACTCAATTACCACATTTGTTTACGATTCCTTTTTTACAGGAAATGACAAAAGAGAATATTGCAAAGGTTGCTGCTGTTATTAATACCAATTTTTAA
- a CDS encoding aminotransferase class I/II-fold pyridoxal phosphate-dependent enzyme, protein MDAKVNFDKTLLQRLHEREAEGLLRTLVCPDNKIDFSSNDYLGLSQSAELKKIVSPDLPTGSTGSRLVTGNSLLAEETEQLIAKFHKAEAALIFNTGYMANTGLLSCIANKGDTFIADEYVHASIIDGMRLSHANRYKFKHNDLSDLEKKLQQASGNKFIIVESIYSMDGDEAPLVDIVALAEKYRALVIVDEAHANGVFGDNGEGLVVQYNLQNKVYACIYTFGKALGLHGAVITGTKALRQYLINYSRSFIYTTALPPHMYLQIQQVYQLLPVINRKVLYELITYFRAAVEKTTNISFIKSHSPIQGIIIGDNLKAKALAKHLLDKGFFIKAILSPTVPAGTERLRICLHTFNTFTQIDELLAEVKSHLLR, encoded by the coding sequence TTGGATGCAAAAGTAAATTTTGACAAGACCTTACTGCAACGCTTACATGAAAGAGAAGCAGAAGGATTGTTACGAACTTTAGTTTGCCCGGATAATAAAATTGATTTCAGTTCTAATGATTATTTAGGACTCTCGCAATCGGCTGAATTAAAAAAAATTGTTTCTCCTGATCTGCCAACAGGCTCTACCGGTTCACGATTGGTTACCGGTAATTCTTTATTAGCCGAAGAAACAGAACAGCTAATTGCAAAATTTCACAAAGCAGAAGCTGCGCTGATATTCAATACCGGTTACATGGCAAACACCGGCTTGTTGAGCTGTATTGCGAACAAGGGCGATACATTCATTGCTGATGAATACGTGCATGCCAGCATCATTGACGGTATGCGTTTAAGTCATGCCAATCGGTATAAATTCAAACATAACGATCTAAGCGATCTTGAAAAGAAATTGCAGCAAGCATCCGGCAATAAATTCATTATTGTTGAATCCATCTATTCTATGGATGGCGATGAAGCTCCGTTGGTTGATATAGTAGCTTTGGCAGAAAAATACCGGGCACTGGTAATTGTAGATGAAGCGCATGCCAACGGCGTATTTGGCGATAATGGAGAAGGATTAGTGGTACAGTATAATTTGCAAAACAAAGTATACGCCTGCATTTATACATTTGGCAAAGCGCTTGGTTTACATGGTGCAGTTATTACCGGCACTAAAGCGTTAAGACAATATTTAATTAATTATTCCCGCTCATTTATTTATACAACAGCACTCCCACCACATATGTATCTGCAAATTCAGCAGGTATATCAATTATTGCCAGTTATCAACAGAAAAGTTTTGTATGAATTAATTACTTATTTTCGAGCCGCTGTCGAAAAAACAACCAATATTTCTTTTATCAAAAGCCATTCTCCTATCCAGGGAATTATTATTGGCGATAACCTTAAAGCAAAAGCTTTAGCTAAACACCTACTTGATAAAGGCTTTTTTATAAAAGCAATTTTATCACCTACTGTGCCCGCAGGTACAGAAAGACTACGAATTTGCTTACATACGTTCAACACCTTTACACAAATTGATGAGCTTTTAGCCGAAGTCAAAAGCCATCTGTTGCGGTAA
- the bioB gene encoding biotin synthase BioB, producing the protein MQIRNNWTLKEINEIYYRPLMDLIYEAATVHRQNKAYAEVQISSLISIKTGGCKEDCAYCPQAARYNTGVEVEPLMTVEKVKARAEVAKANGASRLCMGAAWREVRDNRDFDRVLEMVSEVNDMGLEVCCTLGMLTYEQAERLKEAGCFAYNHNIDTSSENYGNIITTRTIDDRLNTLNNVRKAKLSVCCGGIVGLGETDDDRVKMLHTLATMEQHPDSVPINALVAVKGTPLENNERVSIDEMLRMIATARIIMPKSVVRLSAGRNEMSIAEQALCFMAGANSIFAGEKLLTTPNPDFDTDMQMFKMLGLTARKPFKDVAVTSTAETVL; encoded by the coding sequence ATGCAAATAAGAAATAACTGGACATTAAAAGAGATAAACGAAATTTATTATCGTCCGTTAATGGACCTGATATATGAAGCGGCTACAGTGCATCGCCAAAACAAGGCATATGCTGAAGTACAGATAAGCAGTTTGATCTCTATTAAAACCGGTGGCTGTAAAGAAGACTGCGCTTATTGTCCGCAGGCAGCCCGTTATAATACCGGTGTTGAAGTAGAACCTTTAATGACCGTTGAAAAAGTGAAAGCAAGAGCAGAAGTTGCCAAAGCAAATGGCGCCTCACGGTTATGCATGGGCGCAGCATGGCGGGAAGTGCGTGACAACAGGGATTTTGATAGAGTATTAGAAATGGTAAGTGAAGTAAATGACATGGGACTGGAAGTTTGTTGCACATTAGGAATGCTGACGTACGAACAGGCTGAACGCTTAAAAGAAGCCGGCTGTTTTGCATACAATCATAATATTGATACTTCATCCGAAAATTACGGCAATATAATTACAACACGTACCATTGATGATCGCTTGAACACATTGAACAATGTTCGCAAAGCCAAGCTAAGCGTATGTTGCGGCGGCATTGTTGGATTAGGCGAAACCGATGATGACCGTGTAAAAATGTTACACACGCTAGCTACGATGGAACAGCATCCTGATTCTGTTCCTATTAATGCATTGGTTGCCGTAAAAGGAACACCATTGGAAAATAATGAGCGTGTAAGCATAGACGAAATGCTCCGCATGATCGCTACTGCAAGGATCATTATGCCGAAAAGTGTAGTGCGCTTATCTGCCGGAAGAAATGAGATGAGCATTGCAGAACAGGCATTATGTTTTATGGCAGGCGCTAATTCTATCTTTGCAGGAGAAAAATTATTAACTACTCCTAATCCAGATTTTGATACCGACATGCAGATGTTCAAAATGCTGGGATTAACAGCCCGTAAGCCTTTTAAAGATGTAGCGGTAACTTCAACAGCCGAAACTGTTTTATAA